In Paludibaculum fermentans, the genomic stretch CGGGTCGCCCCCCTGGGGCCGCCTGAGTGCGTTTCCGCCGAACGGTCGATACGAAGACTTTTAATTTCCGAGTCCATGTGTTTTGTTAGAAATCTGAATGAAGCTAGATCTGCCGCAGAGCAACGAGGATCTGCTTACGAGCGGCGCTGAAGGCGGGCAGGAGCCCTCCAATCGCACCCATGAAGAGCGCGAAAACCAATCCGCGCAGCATAATCTGAGGGGAAACCCTCAACTGGAAGGTGACTTCCGAAAACGTGACATTGCTGCCAATTCCGGTAGAAACCCAGTTCAGCGGCACAACCAGCAGGATGCCCAGAATGCCACCTAACGTGGCGAGCATCAGGGACTCCGCCAGGAAACTGGTCATGATGGCAACCCGCGAGAAGCCGAGGATGCGGAGCGTGCCGATCTCCTTGGAACGCCGGGCGACAGCCGCGTACATGGTGTTCATGGCCGCGAAGCAACTGCCCACCGCCATGATGAATGCCACGAACGTGCCCAGGTACTTCACCAGGTCGCCGGAAGACGTCTGCATCGCATAATATTCCTTCTCCGTCTTGGCCTGGACATTCAGCTTCGAGTCGTAGCTGAGGTCGTTCACCAGGGCTTGCCGCGCCACCTCGTCCGTCGCCCGGATGAGCGCCGAACTCAGCACCTCGGTGCGTTCAAAGTCGCCCGCCGCCTGATTCAGGTCGGTGAGAATTTCCGACTTCCGCGCCATCTGCGGCGTATCGAAGACGCCGACCACATCCCATTCGCCACGGCCAAACTTCAGCTTGCCGCCCAGGTGTGCCGCAGGATAGCGTTTCGCCACGGAACTGCCCACGGTCACTTCGCGGCGCCCCGGCGTGAACCAACGGCCCTCAACGATCTTTGAGTCGTCGCGGATCTCAATACCGGTGGGCGTCACGCCACGGACGTTCACATTCGTGCCTTCGGGGAACTCCTCGCTGGCCAGCGTGATCACGGTGACCATCTCCAGCGAAGCCAGCGGATCGCCCTTCTTGTCCTTCGCGATGCCCTGCTTGAACTTCATGTCGTTGAAGACGGAACGCTGGAAGTTCGAGCTCAACTCAGAATCGGAGCCCTTGCGCGTCACCAGCACGTTCAGCGGATGGCCAGAGCCTTCAAACGCGGTCTTCAGTCCTTCCACCAGCGAGAATGCGGCCAGCAGCACCGCCACCGTCAGCGCGATGCCAAGCGCGGTCATTACCGTCGTGGTCTTGCGAACCGCCAGGTT encodes the following:
- a CDS encoding ABC transporter permease: MAIPITYNIRNLAVRKTTTVMTALGIALTVAVLLAAFSLVEGLKTAFEGSGHPLNVLVTRKGSDSELSSNFQRSVFNDMKFKQGIAKDKKGDPLASLEMVTVITLASEEFPEGTNVNVRGVTPTGIEIRDDSKIVEGRWFTPGRREVTVGSSVAKRYPAAHLGGKLKFGRGEWDVVGVFDTPQMARKSEILTDLNQAAGDFERTEVLSSALIRATDEVARQALVNDLSYDSKLNVQAKTEKEYYAMQTSSGDLVKYLGTFVAFIMAVGSCFAAMNTMYAAVARRSKEIGTLRILGFSRVAIMTSFLAESLMLATLGGILGILLVVPLNWVSTGIGSNVTFSEVTFQLRVSPQIMLRGLVFALFMGAIGGLLPAFSAARKQILVALRQI